In Musa acuminata AAA Group cultivar baxijiao chromosome BXJ2-8, Cavendish_Baxijiao_AAA, whole genome shotgun sequence, one genomic interval encodes:
- the LOC135619401 gene encoding agmatine hydroxycinnamoyltransferase 1-like — translation MAEQIEALKVRAESSKLVKPLYQGEPPCADLCIPLSVFDKITYNLHVELIYAFRPPTPSNSDIEKGLATALSEYREWAGRLREDAQGELVILLNDAGIRFVEATSDDVLGRDVLEPSRALHRLHPWVNGVEELLQVQLTRFACGTLVVGFTSHHMVADGHSMSRFIVAWGLATRGLPMDPLPLHGRGAFFIPRNPPRVEFEHRGVEFTAKNASDTEEDVPLTADLVVHKAHFSREFLESLKVKASLGADRRYTTFESLMAHLWRVVNVARGLDEHITSTVHISVNGRARLSPPVPDEYFGNLVVWACPRAKVGELVNRPLQSIAEVVREGIAKMDDRYFRSLIDFASSKEVTEGLKGTIEAKEAAFCPNFEVNSWVRFPFWDLDFGSGKPFLFMPSFYAVEGMIFLVESPTGDGSIDVYVTLFSHNLDSFKQLCYLLD, via the coding sequence ATGGCGGAACAGATCGAGGCCTTGAAGGTGAGAGCGGAGAGCTCAAAGCTCGTCAAGCCTTTGTACCAAGGCGAACCACCTTGCGCCGATCTCTGCATTCCGCTGAGTGTCTTCGATAAGATCACTTACAACCTCCACGTGGAACTCATCTACGCCTTCCGGCCGCCGACGCCATCGAACTCGGACATCGAGAAGGGCCTCGCCACGGCGCTCTCCGAGTACCGTGAGTGGGCTGGCCGGCTGCGCGAGGATGCCCAGGGTGAGCTCGTCATCCTCCTCAATGACGCCGGGATACGGTTCGTCGAGGCGACCTCGGACGACGTGCTCGGCCGGGACGTCCTCGAGCCGTCGCGCGCCTTGCACCGGCTGCATCCGTGGGTCAACGGCGTGGAGGAGCTGTTGCAGGTGCAGCTGACGAGGTTCGCGTGTGGAACCCTGGTGGTGGGCTTCACGTCGCATCACATGGTCGCGGATGGCCACTCCATGAGCAGGTTCATCGTGGCATGGGGCCTCGCCACACGGGGCCTCCCGATGGATCCCCTTCCCTTGCACGGCCGCGGCGCCTTCTTCATCCCCCGCAACCCACCTCGCGTCGAGTTCGAGCACCGTGGGGTGGAGTTCACGGCCAAGAACGCGTCCGACACCGAGGAGGACGTCCCTCTGACGGCCGACCTAGTGGTCCACAAGGCGCACTTTAGCAGAGAATTCCTGGAGAGTCTCAAGGTCAAGGCCTCGCTCGGGGCCGACCGGCGCTACACCACGTTCGAGAGCTTGATGGCGCACTTATGGCGAGTCGTGAACGTAGCCCGTGGGCTGGACGAGCACATCACCAGCACCGTCCACATCTCCGTCAACGGCCGCGCGAGGCTGAGCCCCCCCGTGCCGGACGAATACTTCGGCAACCTGGTGGTGTGGGCGTGTCCCCGCGCGAAGGTGGGGGAGCTCGTCAACAGGCCACTGCAGTCCATCGCGGAGGTCGTCCGCGAGGGAATCGCGAAGATGGACGACAGATATTTCAGATCGTTGATAGATTTTGCGAGCTCGAAGGAGGTGACGGAGGGCCTGAAGGGGACGATCGAAGCGAAAGAGGCGGCGTTCTGCCCAAACTTTGAGGTGAACAGCTGGGTGAGGTTCCCGTTCTGGGACCTCGATTTTGGTAGTGGGAAGCCCTTCTTGTTCATGCCGAGCTTCTATGCCGTGGAGGGGATGATATTCTTGGTAGAATCCCCCACCGGAGACGGAAGCATCGACGTTTATGTGACTTTGTTCAGCCACAACTTGGACTCATTCAAGCAGCTATGCTATCTGCTCGACTAG